The segment AAAAGGGTTAGTCCTACTGGAAGAATGGCTCGAAGACCATCCCGATGATATGGATGCACGTAATATGTATCAGGTATATAAGCGCTATAATCGTTAAATCAACAGGAGCATTTTCAAATATTTGTTTTTTAGCAAATTTTATAAGCTGGACTTTTGAAAAGAAATGATATAATCATAACATAGATTATTTATGCTGTTTTGATGGGCTAAGCATAAAATTCATTTGACAATGCCGGGAATTTTCGTAAATTTCATTAAGTAACTTGAAGAGAGGTAAAATATGCTGCTTTCACAAACTGCTCATTATGCATTAAGAGCGATTTATTATCTTTTAACTCAGGATTTGGATAAGTCTCATCTTACCAAGGATATTGCCGAAATAACACAAATTCCAGCTCCCTATTTAGCTCGCATTTTGTCAACAATGGCTAAACGTGGAATTTTACAATCGCGTACCGGAATGGGAGGAGGGTTTAGCATTAACAAAGAGAGTCTAAATACAAACCTATATGATATAGTTGTATTATTTGATAATCTGGATAGTATTCGGGATTGCATATTCGGCTTTCTAAACTGCTGTGGTAATGAAGACTGCATGCTGCATGATAAATGGGTTGATATAAAAAACCAGCTTATCGAAATGCTAAAAAGCACTACTTTAGAAGAATTAGTAAACCATGAAGGCGTTTTGGATTGGTCTAAAATGAGAATATAGATTAAACCGCTAACGCCTAATCTTTTTTTAACTACTATAGTTAATACATCATGCTGCAAAATCCGGGTTAAAAATTATATTAAATATTAGCCCGAATTATTTATAAAGTTAATTTGGTTATTAGAAATAAGCATTTAATCTCATGGATAATAATATGATAAAAACAGTATCAGGAACCAATTGAGAATACAGAGTATTTTTGTGCTGTTAAAAGCTGCCTTATGTTGTCGGAAGTTGCTTCCGACAGCTCTGGCATAAGAAGCACAGATTAGGATTTGTGAATAATGCGAGTTAGAGCAAGATGGTTGATAATATTTTTATGGGAATACATCAGAATACTTTTCAGGGATATGATTATATACAAATTTTAAGCTCGATTGAGATAGGTGATTAGAACAAAACTGCTATTTTCTCGGAATCCAATAAATACGGGCGTCAAGATGCCCCATCTCGAATATTAGCCCCTCTTTAAGAGCATGAGATGTCGAATTTATAATATTATCGGGGTCGAATATATCATGTAAAACCATCTTTGCCTGACGGAAACCTACTTGCGATAAATCAAGCGCTACCACAACTTTTTTGGTAGAGGAATTCGACTGACCTGAACCGGTATTAATCAGGTAGAATATAGCGCCCTTGTCATTTGCCTGTACAACTGCCTGAGTTTCCGGATCGGAACAACTAACTAACGTGGGAATATTATTTTCAATCAGCAAGTCCTTTATAAAGCTGAGTTTGCCCGGTTCACTGCTGGCAGACATATCATAAGTAAAGCAATAGAATTTGCCCTTACCTAATTTTTTGTAAACGCCAACAACTTTGTTTCCGGCATTAGCAATAGTCTTAGCAGACCCTCTGTTTTGCATGTAGCCATACATTAATGATTTAAATGAATAATTTCCAGCATTCACATTCGCCGCGTTATAAGACATCTTAGTTTGCAAGCCAAGCTTTTTTGATAGAATCTTGGCTGGCTTAAACGTAAGATTGTATCTTGGCAATAAGCCAACCAATACAACAATCATTCCATTATTAATTATCTCAACCAGTCTTTCCTGAAGTTCCTCATCCATATAATCAGCGCAGGGCACAAATAAAATCTTAGCACTGCCGAATTCTTCAGCGTTCGGTAATCCTTTTGATGTCTCTAGATTAAATATTTCATAATCATAATTCAAATTACTAAAATCGGTAGAAAGATGAGCAAATGTCTGGTTAATCAAGTCATTAATATATCCAAATTCCCCTTCAGATGTAATCTGATTATACCACTGATATGGTTTGTAAAGGCCAATGGCAATAGCAGAATTGGATTTTGTCGAGCTTAAGTCTATTATATCAAAAGCTATGTTTAGTTTCCGTATATAATCATAGTTGCTATTAACTGCGCCATCTTCATTTAAAGGAGAACCTGTCCACAAGTTTCGACCTACGAACATATAATAGTTCAAACCTTTCATACCTGCCGCTAATGCCGAAATAAGTTGGAAACGTTGATAACGATAGTCAACCTTTTGAAGGCTCGAATTATCGACCTGCGGCATCCCTATAGCAAGCTGTGATGACCATGAATAGCCGGTTAGATTTTTATTTATCCGTACTTTTCGAGCAATCTGATGAGTATCATCCGTATGATCGATAGCTACTCCCAGTATTGTTCTTTCACCTTTAATCTTCTCCCAGGGAATAGGTATAACAAAATCTTTCGATATCGGCATCGCAACTAAGAACATACAGCCCACACCAAGGGATTCCCATCGGTCTTTCAGAATAGTAATATATTCTTCCAGCATTTTTCCCTTAAATTCAAGCCAGTCGAAATATTGTATCAGATGTTCATTTTTTTTCAGAATTAACTCAACCGGCGGATTGATGTCATTAAAAGACTTCTCTTTGCCATAACATGCCGGAAGATTTTTAACGCTCTCATATTTGCTTTCTAAAAAAGCGGGAAATAATTCATTGACAACATTGGCATTATAATCCGCTTCAAACAAGCCATAGTTGCTGCCAAAATTAATCTCATTATCAAGTTGGATTAGAAAAACCGGACCTTTGGGAAAAATATAATTTTGGATAGCCTCAACCAAACCGCCTATATATCTTTTAACATGATTAACATATTTGGGATGCAAATATGATGGTTGATAGCCAGCTTTTACTCCGCCGCTGTTCTCAGCCATCAGTAACCCGCCAGCGCAATCACGGGCAATTAAAGATTCATCATTAAAAATATACTTTGGCAAGCCGCCGTTTGGCCATTCCGATTGAATCCAAGGACCTGGCCGTAAAATAATTTTAAAACCAAACTCGCGAGCAAGCTCTAAGAAGACAATTAAATCCTTAAATTGATTGTCAAATCCTTGAAAATCAAACTCCCCAGGGCGTTCTTCGTGAAGGTTCCAAGGAACAAAACTGGAAATAATGCGAAAACCAGCCTTTTTAATTCTTTCAAAGCAAATAGACCAATAGCGCTTCGGAACTCTAAAATAATGCACTTCTGCAGATATAGGAGAATACGAATCGCGCCCGATTAAAAATTTATTATCTACAAGACCTAACAAATCTCAATATTTTCTTAAAAATTACAAACCATCAACAATTTATCACTTTGCACAATGTAAACAAAATAATCGACTTTGTCAACAATAATTTATTAAATACTTGTTATACAACATGTTATGCGGTCTGGCAGGACAACTGCATAAGATTTTATCATCTGTCATAATGGCATATACGCCTGCCGATATGTGTTTAATCAGCAGCGATTTGTAATTGCAGCATTCAGAGAACGGTTATAGCATCGTAACTTGTATTGGTGTTAGCGATACAGCTATCAAAGTATATCAAGGTTTTAGCATGAAACAAGCAAGGGGCGCAACTTACTGCGCCCCTTTAAGGAATGTATTATTCTACTGCTTTTGCTTATTGGCTTCCGTCTCTGTCCGGAATCTTAGCATTGGAATTATTTCCGGAATTCTTTATCAATTCATCGACGCCATTGGCTGGAGACGAATC is part of the Candidatus Zixiibacteriota bacterium genome and harbors:
- a CDS encoding Rrf2 family transcriptional regulator, translated to MLLSQTAHYALRAIYYLLTQDLDKSHLTKDIAEITQIPAPYLARILSTMAKRGILQSRTGMGGGFSINKESLNTNLYDIVVLFDNLDSIRDCIFGFLNCCGNEDCMLHDKWVDIKNQLIEMLKSTTLEELVNHEGVLDWSKMRI
- a CDS encoding beta-galactosidase — protein: MLGLVDNKFLIGRDSYSPISAEVHYFRVPKRYWSICFERIKKAGFRIISSFVPWNLHEERPGEFDFQGFDNQFKDLIVFLELAREFGFKIILRPGPWIQSEWPNGGLPKYIFNDESLIARDCAGGLLMAENSGGVKAGYQPSYLHPKYVNHVKRYIGGLVEAIQNYIFPKGPVFLIQLDNEINFGSNYGLFEADYNANVVNELFPAFLESKYESVKNLPACYGKEKSFNDINPPVELILKKNEHLIQYFDWLEFKGKMLEEYITILKDRWESLGVGCMFLVAMPISKDFVIPIPWEKIKGERTILGVAIDHTDDTHQIARKVRINKNLTGYSWSSQLAIGMPQVDNSSLQKVDYRYQRFQLISALAAGMKGLNYYMFVGRNLWTGSPLNEDGAVNSNYDYIRKLNIAFDIIDLSSTKSNSAIAIGLYKPYQWYNQITSEGEFGYINDLINQTFAHLSTDFSNLNYDYEIFNLETSKGLPNAEEFGSAKILFVPCADYMDEELQERLVEIINNGMIVVLVGLLPRYNLTFKPAKILSKKLGLQTKMSYNAANVNAGNYSFKSLMYGYMQNRGSAKTIANAGNKVVGVYKKLGKGKFYCFTYDMSASSEPGKLSFIKDLLIENNIPTLVSCSDPETQAVVQANDKGAIFYLINTGSGQSNSSTKKVVVALDLSQVGFRQAKMVLHDIFDPDNIINSTSHALKEGLIFEMGHLDARIYWIPRK